The genomic region GAGGAGCTGCCGCTCATCGAAGCCGTTCTGATTTCACACGACCACTACGACCACCTCGACTACAAAACCATCGTCAAGCTCAAGGACAAGGTAGCCCACTTCTATGTGCCGCTGGGGGTAGGGGCACACCTACTGGCCTGGGGCGTAGACCCGGCCCGCGTGCAAGAGCTGGACTGGCACGACTCCATCCAGCTACCCGGCCTGACGATTGTGAGCACGCCGGCGCGTCACTTCTCCGGGCGCGGCCTGGGCAACCGCAACAGCACCTCGTGGTCGTCGTGGGTGCTGAAAACGCCTACCCACCGTGTGTTCTATAGCGGCGACGGTGGCTACGGACCGCACTTCCAGACCATCGGCCAGCAGTATGGCCCCTTCGATCTGGCGCTGCTGGAGTGCGGGCAGTATGATAAGAACTGGGCCGAGATTCACATGCTGCCCGAGCAAACCGTACAAGCCGCCCTCGACGTGCAGGCGCGGGTGTTTCTGCCGGTGCACTGGGGTGCCTTCACCGAAGCCCACCACCCCTGGAACGAATCCGTGAAGCGCGCCACCGCCGAAGCCGCCCGCCGCAACGTGCCCTTCACCACTCCCGAGCTAGGCCAACCCGTGAATCTCGGCGCTGGGCCGCTGCCGCAACGGCGGTGGTGGGAGTAGAGGCTTTGGCGAGGATACAGACTGATTGCAATTACTGTGGTTCAATATTCAACAATGCTTTGCTTTCTAAGTATTCATAAAGCTTTGTTATACTTTTGTAAATATTGTTTTTTATTAACTCTGTATCATAGTCAGAGTGATACACTGACTTTATTGAATTTTCGCGCCAGTAATATTCTAGTGTTTTGTTATCAAAACCAGTTAATACTACGTTACTTACAGTAAAATGGTCTTCTTGAAAGTTGAATACGATCATAATTCCTGTATTAAATCCATTTCCTAATTGTCTAAAGTGATGAAATCTTTTCTGAATTGTTATAAATTCTAATTCCTTATTTAAAGATTTAGAGTAGTTTTTCAAACTATCTTTGAATTCATGTAAGTCATTTTTTTGAATTGTGTGGGATGAATTATCAATATTTGAAGATAAATAAACTAAATAACTTTTTTGCATAAATAAGTCTTCGAAAATTTTGCTCTGGTTATCTAGAATATCAATCCATTTTTCTAGTAAATCGGTGTAAATGTTTTCCTGTGTCTCTTCATTCCATAGAATTTGAATAGCATCTTTTTGATATAAAACTTGCTTTTTTAATAAAGCTAATTTCTTGTCTAAATCATCCGGTTCGTCAATAGATTCACCTTTAGCTGCGCGAATCATGAGCTGAAGTGAAGCGGCCACATTTTCGTTAATAAAACGATAAAAAGGCTCTATTTCACCAGCATCAGCTTCGGCTAATGCCGCTAAGTAGCGGTTACGGTCTGTTGCTTTAATCACCGTCATAGGGTAGCCGTGACGTAACAGAATCAGGTTCATTAGCAGACGCGACATGCGACCATTGCCATCATCGAAAGGATGGATGCGTACGAAGCGATAATGAAATTCGGCGGCCAATGCTACAGGGTGCAGAGTAGACTGTTCTGCCTCCTGACGGTACCAAGCTACGAGGTCCGTCATCTTGGCCGGTGTTTCCTCGGGGCTGGCGAAATAGAACATTTCGCCGGTAACCGTTAAAACGTTATTGGGGCTAGATTTGTAGCGACCAGGTTGAACGTGCTTGCGAGTTGGTTGGCCATCGGGTGTTTGTGCTGGCACGTCGTAGCCTTCACCTAATAATACCTGATGCATTTCGCGGATAAACTGCTCCGTAAGTGGCCGTTCGTCATGCACCATTTCTTCGAGCCCACGAACGGCTTCGTTATGCCCTTTGATATCGAGGTGGTCGCGCAGCGGTTTGCCTTCCGCCGTGAGACCATGTAACAATAGGGAACGAGTTTCCCCAAGCGTAAGTGAGTTACCTTCTATAGCGTTGGAATTATAATTCCAATCCAGCCGAAACTTTTGGAGAATACGGGCTTCCTGTTCCGGAGAAAGAGGACGTAACTCATCTAACTCCCTTTTCAGTAGATCCATTTCTGAGAATAACGACATATTGCAATGCGTGCTAGTTTGTAAGTCAACTGATTTGTAATCTATTATTTGTGTTGCTAAAGATGTGTATGGGTGAATTGTAAATTCAGTTGAGTAGAAACAAATTATGCTAATTTATTCTATAGTTGCTTCTTTCCACAAGTGTTCTAAAGCAAATTCTACAGTAATAACAGTTAAGGAGTAGCTGAAAAGCATTAAATGAAATTCTGGTTGTATAACCAGAATAAAGCCGACTACTGGAAGTAATATAAGAGGTGCTAATACAGAAATAATTATATCGTAATGCAATGTTTTGTGCCATGCTAATTTATTATAGTTATTCTTGTCTTCTAGTACAAGCAATTTGCATAAACGTACTAATGTGGCTACCAATAATATCAAGTATCCCCAATCCTTTTCAGACCAGTACTCAACTATCTTTAAATAGATATATACAAACCCCTTGTATAGTACAAAGAAGATTATCAAGGGCATGATTGTAACTAAAATACTTCTATAAACTTTACTCTGATACATACCACCTAAAAATAAATATTTTTTAAAGCTAAATAAACATTAGCTTACTCTCCCAACTTACCCAAAATCTCCTGCGCCGCCATGGCAATAACCGTCCCCGGCCCGTACACCCCGGCTACGCCCGCGTCATACAGAAACTGGTAGTCCTGCGCCGGAATCACGCCGCCGGCAATGACGAGGATATCCTCGCGGCCGAGCTGCCGTAGCTCCTCCAGCAGCTGCGGAATCAGGGTTTTGTGGCCGGCGGCGAGGCTGCTGACGCCCACCACGTGCACGTCGTTTTCAGTGGCTTGGCGGGCTACCTCGGCGGGCGTTTGGAACAGGGGCGCAATGTCCACATCGAAGCCTACGTCGGCGAAGGAGGTAGCAATGATTTTGGAGCCCCGGTCGTGGCCGTCTTGGCCCATTTTGGCCACCATCATGCGCGGGCGTCGGCCCTCACGGGCGGCGAAGTCGTCGGCCATCTGGCGGGCCTGGGCAAATTGCTCATCGTAGCTCATCTCCGCCGAATATACACCCGAAATAGCCCGAATGGTAGCCTGGTGGCGGCCATATACTTTTTCGAGGGCATCGGAGATTTCGCCGAGGGTAGCGCGCAGGCGGGCGGCGTTTACGGCTAGGTCCAGCAGGTTCTCCTTCCCCGAGCGGGCGGCCTCGGTTAGCATATCTAGGGCGCGCAGCACGGCCACCGAGTCGCGCTCTGTGCGGATGGTGTTCAGCCGCGCAATCTGCGACTCGCGCACGGCGGCGTTGTCGATGTCGAGCAGTTCGATGTTCGTCGGCTCGTCAATCTTGTATTGATTCACGCCTACTACCACCTCCTTGCCCGAGTCGATTCGGGCCTGCTTGCGAGCAGCGGCTTCCTCGATGCGCATTTTGGGTAGGCCGGTTTCGATGGCCTTGGCCATGCCGCCCAGTTCTTCCACCTCCTGAATTAAGGCCCAGGCTTTGTCAGCTAGCTCGTGCGTGAGGGTTTCCACGTAGTAGGAGCCGCCCCAAGGGTCTACCACACGCGTAATGTCGGTTTCGTGCTGGAGGTAAAGCTGGGTGTTGCGGGCAATGCGGGCCGAGAAGTCGGTGGGGAGGGCAATGGCCTCGTCGAGGGCGTTGGTATGCAGGCTTTGAGTGCCGCCGAGCACAGCGGCCAGCGCCTCCACGGTAGTGCGGGCCACGTTATTATACGGGTCCTGCTCGGTGAGGGAGTAGCCCGAGGTCTGGCAGTGCGTGCGCAACGCCAGCGACTTCGGGTTTTGTGGATTGAACTGCTGGATGAGCTTGGCCCAGAGCAAGCGGGCAGCGCGCATCTTAGCAATTTCCATGAAGTGGTTCATGCCAATGGCCCAGAAAAACGACAGTCGCGGCGCGAAGTCGTCAATGCTCAGGCCCGCCGCTAGGCCAGTGCGCACATACTCCAACCCATCGGCCAGGGTATACGCCAGCTCAATATCGGCGGTGGCGCCGGCCTCCTGCATGTGGTAGCCCGAGATGCTAATGCTGTTGAACTTGGGCATGTGCCGCGCCGTATACTCGAAAATATCGGCAATGATGCGCATGCTGGGTAAGGGCGGATAGATATAGGTGTTGCGCACCATAAACTCCTTCAGAATATCATTCTGAATGGTGCCCGCCAGCTTGTCCGGCGTCACGCCCTGCTCCTCGGCCGCCACAATGTAAAAAGCCATAATCGGTAGCACCGCCCCGTTCATGGTCATGCTCACCGACATCTGATCCAGCGGAATCTGGTCGAACAGCACCTTCATGTCCTCCACCGAGTCGATGGCCACACCGGCCTTGCCCACGTCGCCCTCCACGCGGGGGTGGTCGGAGTCGTAGCCGCGGTGCGTAGCTAGGTCAAACGCCACCGACAAGCCCTTTTGCCCGCCCGCCAGGTTGCGGCGGTAGAAGGCGTTGCTTTCCTCGGCCGTCGAGAAACCCGCGTACTGCCGCACGGTCCAGGGCTTCTGCACATACATGGTGGAGTAGGGGCCGCGCAGGTAGGGCGCCACGCCTGCCCCGAAGCCTAAGTGGTCGAGGCCAGCCACGTCCTGCGCCGTGTAGTAGCTTTTCAGCTCGATGCCTTCGGGAGTAGGAGCGGAGGTAGGCGCGGCAGCGGGAGTAGGCAGCGTGCCAGCGTTATAGGGAATATGGGCGAAGTCAGGCGTCATGGGAGTAGAAGTAGGGGCGTGTGGTGGGCGCCTAACGGTGGGGGAGGGAAATGGGGTAGCTTGCAGGGGGCAGCAATGAAACAGCCGTGGGGCGTGTAGTACGCGCCCCTATCGTTTGCCCTGCAAGCGTGCCAGCACGTCTTCGGTGCTGTAGCCTTCCACCACAAACTCTTGGAAACCAAAAAACTGCACGGCTTCCTGCAAAGTAGCCAGGTCCGACGTGAGCAAGGGCGAGGGTAGGAAAGACGGGTCGTCGGCTGGCACCCGGTGCACCAAGCGGGCTAGGCGACTGAACTGCTCCGGCGTGGCGTACATTAGGGTGGCTTCCTCGGAAGAAGAGAACAGCACCGATACCGTGCCTT from Hymenobacter aerilatus harbors:
- the scpA gene encoding methylmalonyl-CoA mutase, with translation MTPDFAHIPYNAGTLPTPAAAPTSAPTPEGIELKSYYTAQDVAGLDHLGFGAGVAPYLRGPYSTMYVQKPWTVRQYAGFSTAEESNAFYRRNLAGGQKGLSVAFDLATHRGYDSDHPRVEGDVGKAGVAIDSVEDMKVLFDQIPLDQMSVSMTMNGAVLPIMAFYIVAAEEQGVTPDKLAGTIQNDILKEFMVRNTYIYPPLPSMRIIADIFEYTARHMPKFNSISISGYHMQEAGATADIELAYTLADGLEYVRTGLAAGLSIDDFAPRLSFFWAIGMNHFMEIAKMRAARLLWAKLIQQFNPQNPKSLALRTHCQTSGYSLTEQDPYNNVARTTVEALAAVLGGTQSLHTNALDEAIALPTDFSARIARNTQLYLQHETDITRVVDPWGGSYYVETLTHELADKAWALIQEVEELGGMAKAIETGLPKMRIEEAAARKQARIDSGKEVVVGVNQYKIDEPTNIELLDIDNAAVRESQIARLNTIRTERDSVAVLRALDMLTEAARSGKENLLDLAVNAARLRATLGEISDALEKVYGRHQATIRAISGVYSAEMSYDEQFAQARQMADDFAAREGRRPRMMVAKMGQDGHDRGSKIIATSFADVGFDVDIAPLFQTPAEVARQATENDVHVVGVSSLAAGHKTLIPQLLEELRQLGREDILVIAGGVIPAQDYQFLYDAGVAGVYGPGTVIAMAAQEILGKLGE
- a CDS encoding MBL fold metallo-hydrolase, with product MRNFWKIVGWFVVSVVAVLVVAGVAFAQLSPELGGKPTKAQLAAYAESGHYKDGEFQNLVPTEVMTGGNTVKVFWQFLFSKTPNSEPPGPLPTHQLDSLSITRKTPDMVRVTWFGHSASLVEIAGKNILFDPMLSVKMGPLPLVTPKRYNDSLAITAEELPLIEAVLISHDHYDHLDYKTIVKLKDKVAHFYVPLGVGAHLLAWGVDPARVQELDWHDSIQLPGLTIVSTPARHFSGRGLGNRNSTSWSSWVLKTPTHRVFYSGDGGYGPHFQTIGQQYGPFDLALLECGQYDKNWAEIHMLPEQTVQAALDVQARVFLPVHWGAFTEAHHPWNESVKRATAEAARRNVPFTTPELGQPVNLGAGPLPQRRWWE
- a CDS encoding Fic family protein, with the protein product MDLLKRELDELRPLSPEQEARILQKFRLDWNYNSNAIEGNSLTLGETRSLLLHGLTAEGKPLRDHLDIKGHNEAVRGLEEMVHDERPLTEQFIREMHQVLLGEGYDVPAQTPDGQPTRKHVQPGRYKSSPNNVLTVTGEMFYFASPEETPAKMTDLVAWYRQEAEQSTLHPVALAAEFHYRFVRIHPFDDGNGRMSRLLMNLILLRHGYPMTVIKATDRNRYLAALAEADAGEIEPFYRFINENVAASLQLMIRAAKGESIDEPDDLDKKLALLKKQVLYQKDAIQILWNEETQENIYTDLLEKWIDILDNQSKIFEDLFMQKSYLVYLSSNIDNSSHTIQKNDLHEFKDSLKNYSKSLNKELEFITIQKRFHHFRQLGNGFNTGIMIVFNFQEDHFTVSNVVLTGFDNKTLEYYWRENSIKSVYHSDYDTELIKNNIYKSITKLYEYLESKALLNIEPQ